A genomic segment from Salvelinus alpinus chromosome 8, SLU_Salpinus.1, whole genome shotgun sequence encodes:
- the LOC139583376 gene encoding clavesin-1-like codes for MTHLQAGLSSETTEKARLELNENPDSLHADIQQVRDMIVTRPDIGFLRTDDDFILRFLRARKFNQAETFRLLAQYFQFRQQNLDMFQSFKVDDPGIKRALMDGFPGVLETPDQHGRKILILFASNWDQGRNSFTDILRAILLSLEVLIENPELQINGFILIIDWSNFSFKQASKLTPNILKQAIEGLQDSFPARFGGIHFVNQPWYIHAMYTIIKPFLKDKTRKRIFLHGNNLNSLHQLILPDCLPSEFGGTLPPYDMGIWARTLLGPNYNDETEYTLTYDALHVKDNYGGGDKECADKLLKRSQSAVEPGTLRQADRENTAQPLLALD; via the exons ATGACTCACTTGCAAGCGGGCCTGAGCTCTGAGACTACGGAGAAAGCTCGGCTGGAGCTCAACGAGAACCCCGACAGCCTCCACGCAGACATCCAGCAGGTGCGCGACATGATCGTGACGCGGCCCGACATCGGCTTCCTGCGCACGGACGACGACTTCATCCTGAGGTTTCTGCGGGCGCGCAAGTTTAACCAGGCAGAGACCTTCCGGCTCCTGGCCCAGTACTTTCAATTCCGCCAGCAGAACCTGGACATGTTCCAGAGCTTCAAGGTGGACGACCCGGGAATCAAACGGGCGCTGATGGATGGCTTCCCAGGAGTCTTAGAAACACCGGATCAGCACGGCCGGAAGATACTCATCCTTTTCGCCTCCAACTGGGATCAAGGCAG gAACTCTTTCACAGACATCCTCCgagccatcctcctctccctggagGTTCTCATAGAGAACCCAGAACTCCAGATCAATGGCTTCATCTTGATTATCGACTGGAGTAACTTCTCCTTCAAGCAGGCTTCCAAGCTCACGCCCAACATCCTCAAACAGGCCATCGAAGGCCTGCAG GACAGCTTCCCTGCTCGCTTCGGTGGGATCCATTTTGTAAACCAGCCCTGGTACATTCACGCCATGTACACCATCATCAAGCCTTTCCTCAAGGACAAGACAAGGAAAAGG ATTTTCCTCCATGGGAACAACCTCAACAGTTTACACCAGTTAATTCTACCCGATTGTCTGCCGTCCGAGTTCGGTGGCACGCTGCCGCCCTATGACATGGGCATCTGGGCGCGGACCCTCTTAGGGCCCAACTACAACGACGAGACGGAGTACACACTCACCTACGACGCCCTCCACGTCAAAGACaactatggtggtggagacaagGAATGTGCCGACAAACTTCTGAAAAG GTCCCAGTCAGCCGTGGAGCCGGGTACCCTACGACAAGCAGACAGGGAGAACACGGCACAGCCGCTCCTGGCTCTGGACTGA